A single region of the Pieris rapae chromosome 19, ilPieRapa1.1, whole genome shotgun sequence genome encodes:
- the LOC110998890 gene encoding DNA helicase MCM9, whose amino-acid sequence MILEYLKTTHINDCVDILSKEDELAYYSIKVDFIKLFESYPDVGDKVLCNPVESLPACNRDVILAQRHILDMPEYKVLVNKLDHCCLKKNVHARFFGLPVCPELHRTVFPKNVDLGCFLKVNGTVVRVTQAKMLEYQRKYVCVKCKYENILEADFENRYILKAPTKCGNTETRCKCSTFTQVNLVSREYCKDYQEIKIQEQVNKLNIGTIPGSMWVVLEDDLVDCCKPGDDVIICGIVRRRWRPSSQTKRSEVELVLQANYIDVINALRSEVIASAPDVKDCFDEFWSKYEKCPLKGRDRILESVCPQVYGLHLVKLAVLLTVITGSNHAIDHEKKNVDENHTTRVRGQCHLLLVGDPGTGKSQLLRAGADLTARSVFTSGAGSTRAGLTCAALREEGEWQLEAGALVLSDGGVCCIDEISHLRDHDRTAIHEAMEQQTISVAKAGIVCKLNTRCAVIAACNPKGHYQTDQPLSVNVSLGTPLLSRFDLIFILLDSKNRHWDKLVSSYILFGGNTESKKRWSIEKLQMYISLIGPRQMEITKSANTILQHYYMSQRKSAYRDPSRTTVRMLDSLVRLSQAHCRLMYRTTILPVDAIVAVSLVDLSMQDCTLSDTANALHSTFQKYPDYEYLHMAKKLLAQLNLDEIWREELLFYAKLLKVDHKTLEHEINSKNSSIFAQVDDIEDSNIQLSATLVTSSYFNNNERKIEKDVINSKLAATLVKHAALNKKIKIPSDQKRTKRKRKEIVIDTNAQLKKTKIKKKKAEVNCDVESEEDFDISKALNAVPSVNDVFNDLGIDFNINHDLDVLDDKNNKTLELCNSNLQKSNKIDVGNVKSSTNKEMDSKNNTVNKLKQFKFKSKHDINKCNGDSVKQEPYSNTVLEKSFSNTSEESKPDKNSQISMFETDCNIDLDI is encoded by the exons atgattttagaaTATCTAAAAACGACTCATATTAATGATTGTGttgatattttatcaaaagaaGACGAACTTGCTTACTACAGCATTAAAGTAGA TTTCATAAAACTCTTTGAATCCTATCCTGATGTTGGTGATAAAGTATTGTGTAATCCTGTGGAGTCTTTACCTGCCTGTAATAGAGATGTTATTCTAGCGCAGAGGCATATCTTGGATATGCCAGAATATAAAGTTTTGGTCAACAAGCTTGACCATTGTTGCCTAAAGAAGAATGTTCACGCAAGATTCTTTGGATTGCCAGTATGTCCAGAATTGCATAGAACAGTATTTCCTAAGAATGTTGATTTGGGATGttttttgaaagtaaatg GAACAGTTGTAAGGGTAACTCAAGCAAAGATGTTGGAATATCAGAGAAAGTATGTTtgtgttaaatgtaaatatgaaaatatacttGAGGCTGACTTTGAAAacagatatatattaaaagcacCAACAAAGTGTGGCAATACAGAAACTAGGTGTAAATGTTCCACATTCACACAGGTTAATTTAGTTTCTAGGGAATATTGTAAAGATTatcaagaaattaaaatacag gaacaagtaaataaactaaatattggCACAATTCCTGGTTCCATGTGGGTGGTGCTTGAAGATGATTTAGTTGATTGTTGTAAACCAGGTGATGATGTTATTATATG CGGTATAGTTCGCCGCAGATGGCGTCCCTCTTCACAGACAAAGCGATCTGAGGTCGAACTAGTGTTACAGGCGAATTACATTGACGTCATTAACGCTCTTCGCTCGGAAGTGATAGCTTCAGCACCTGATGTGAAGGACTGCTTTGACGAGTTTTGGTCTAAGTATGAGAAGTGCCCGTTGAAAGGACGAGATCGGATACTTGAATCTGTTTGTCCTCAG GTGTATGGACTGCATCTGGTTAAATTGGCAGTGTTGCTAACAGTGATTACTGGTTCGAATCACGCCATTGAtcatgaaaagaaaaatgtagaCGAAAATCACACAACACGCGTGAGAGGACAATGTCATTTACTACTTGTTGGCGATccag GCACGGGAAAATCTCAGTTACTACGCGCAGGCGCAGATCTAACTGCTCGTTCGGTTTTCACTTCAGGCGCTGGCAGCACACGAGCTGGACTCACTTGTGCTGCACTGAGG GAGGAAGGCGAATGGCAGCTAGAAGCGGGTGCGTTAGTACTGTCAGACGGTGGTGTGTGTTGTATTGACGAGATATCTCACTTACGAGATCATGACAGGACTGCTATACACGAAGCAATGGAGCAACAGACTATTTCCGTAGCCAAG GCAGGAATAGTGTGCAAGTTAAACACTCGCTGTGCGGTGATAGCTGCCTGCAATCCCAAAGGACATTATCAGACTGATCAGCCTCTGAGCGTCAATGTATCTCTTGGAACACCCTTGCTGAGTAG gtttgacttgatttttattttactggaTTCGAAAAATAGACATTGGGATAAATTAGTATCGTCTTACATACTGTTTGGAGGCAATACTGAGAGTAAGAAAAGGTGGAGCATTGAGAAATTGCAG ATGTACATTAGTCTTATTGGACCGAGGCAAATGGAAATTACAAAATCAGCAAATACAATATTGCAGCATTATTACATGAGTCAAAGGAAGTCGGCCTACAGGGATCCTTCTAGAACAACAGTTAGGATGCTTGACAGCCTTGTTAG attatcaCAAGCACATTGCCGTCTAATGTATAGAACCACCATTTTACCAGTTGATGCAATAGTGGCTGTTTCACTAGTAGATCTTTCGATGCAGGATTGCACACTGTCAGACACAGCTAACGCTCTCCATTCCACATTCCAAAAATATCCAGACTATGAATACTTACATATGGCGAAAAAGCTTCTTGCACAACTAAATTTAGATGAAATTTGGAGAGAAGAACTACTTTTCTATGCAAAACTATTAAAGGTAGACCATAAGACATTAGAACAtgaaattaatagtaaaaattctTCTATATTTGCCCAAGTTGATGATATTGAAGATAGCAATATACAACTTTCAGCAACTTTAGTCACAAGTTCATACTTTAATAACAATGAAAGAAAAATCGAGAAAGATGTCATTAATAGTAAACTAGCAGCTACTCTGGTCAAACATGCagcacttaataaaaaaataaaaataccatcaGATCAAAAAAGAACTAAACGAAAGAGAAAAGAAATTGTTATAGATACAAATGCTCAACTCAAAAAAACtaagataaaaaagaaaaaagctgAAGTAAACTGTGATGTTGAAAGTGAAGAAGATTTTGATATTAGCAAAGCATTAAATGCAGTTCCAAGTGTAAATGATGTTTTTAATGACTTGGGTAttgatttcaatataaatcatGACTTAGATGTACTTGAtgacaagaataataaaacacttgaGTTATGTAATTCAAATCTACAGAAATCTAACAAGATTGATGTAGGTAATGTAAAATCATCTACAAACAAGGAAATGGACAGTAAGAATAACACtgtaaataagttaaaacagtttaaatttaaaagtaaacatGATATAAATAAGTGCAATGGTGACAGTGTAAAACAAGAACCTTATTCAAATACTGTACTAGAAAAAAGTTTCAGTAATACATCTGAAGAAAGTAAACCTGATAAAAATTCTCAAATTTCAATGTTTGAAACCGACTGTAATATTGATTTGGATATTTAG